The following nucleotide sequence is from Penicillium digitatum chromosome 5, complete sequence.
CCTGGTCTTCTCTGCAGACTTTGAGGGTGCTTTCGCTATACTAAATTCCGTCGAGGTCAACATGACCGCgcagtgtagaagacatgGTCTGATCTTTGGCTTTGGGATTCGGATGTGATCCTTggcctgaaaaaaaaagtagggGTTATGCCAAACTAATAGAGACTTTTTTCTGTGAGTAGAATTGTTGCAACCGCTTGTCTCATTTGTTGCCTTGGATGTATCTGTGAGGCGTGGATGCAAGTTGGCGCGTCGAGATATATTATGTGGTGCTATGTGGTGCTAAGTTGTTTACACCAGGACCAGTCGCCCAGCTATAGGACAATCGACTCCAGGGTCAGAGACTCCTGCAGTTATCTCCCCAGGGTCGATTAATCGACTGCGTCTGTTCTTCCAAACCAAACGAATTTCAAGGCACTACGCAAAACACCAGAGAGCCACCTCCGAGGAGTTCCTTCGTCTACGACAATCCATGCAGAGAGAATACGTATTTGAACAAGTCCGTTTCAACAAATATGTACATATGTATGGAGAGCCCATCGCCTGATTTGATCTAAAAATCCACCCCAAATCAGCCTAATTGTTCCAAATAGAAGCCTTcattctctcttcctcctctttaGCCTTAGCCTTCTCTTCACGCTCGCGATTCCGCCTCCGGATTTCCTGCTCTTTGACTGAGCGATCGTACGCTCGTTGCTGCTCTGTCCGCTTTGGGGCACGGATCCCCAACGCGCCGGCAATCAGCCGCTCTGCAACAGCAGTCTGCTTCTCCGGGCGACGGGTAGGGGGGCCCTTCGCCGAAGCAGGAGAAGCAGATCTCGCCATCCACGGGTTGGAAGTTTGCGGGGAGATAGGTGTCGGCGGGGGATCTAGCGGTCCCTCAGCGCTGATGGTTGGCGAGAGCACCGGGGCAGCGTCTTCGTCGTGGGGCTGGGCTTCCTCACTTTCCGGGGCGGAGAGGTCTGCTTCGTCTTCCCAAGAGTCTGCAACAGGTTTGCGGTGTATTTTTGAATTGGCTTTGTGGTTTAATGTCACGGCTGCTGTTTGGAACTTTTTCACGTTTGGTCGGGGAATGTCTTGTACTGGGCCCTTTCCACCTATGGACAGCTTGCGGAGTGTGGATTCGAGTTCGGCGCTAGGCTCAGACATGGTACTGGCACGTGGGAGTTTGGGTGTCAcgggtaaaaaaaaaaaggaacaagAGGGCGTAGTGAATGGTTAAGGGTAAGTATACAGTGCCATTTAAGAAAGATTTGTGTTGGGCTCGAAATAGAACTAATGGCGTCAGTGCCGGTGGCATTCTTGGTCGATCGTggagaaaaaagaagggCTAGACCTTTCTGGTTCGGATTTTTGCCTTAGGATTGTCAGGCATCAATATGGGTTTTCTATTTTTGTTTCAGTGATGACATGTTTATATTGAATTCATAACGTTATGATCTTCAAAGCACTTATCCGAAATGCAGACTGCCAAATTTGAACTGGACCCCTTGCGTCGGAAGTTAGTAAAATAGGCTGGCTTATAGATCATTTCCCCAGAAAGGTGCCTACATGAAGCATCAAACTAATGGGAACCTGCACCAGATGAGGCAGTATAGGAGATAGCAGTAGCACAATTGCACACACTTAAGCAACTCAAAACTGATCGGTATGATCTTTGATACTTCGATGTTCTATCTGCCTATAAATGCTTCCCGAACCGCTGGATAATCCTCTGCCCCAGGAACCGTCGTCATTCTTTTCCATGTTTCGAATTACAGAGCCATCATACCCAAAACACAACATGAACTACGCCATTGCTACCTTCGCTGCCATAATCAGCGTGTCCAGCCAAGCCCTAGCCTTAAAAAATAACGGAGTCTACGAAATCCAGTCCCCACGCTCTGGAGATGTTTGGGGAACTCAAAACTCCATTGGTGTTGAacatgggggggggggggggggggggggggggggggttcacCTCGTACACCCGGAAGGCATAGAAGCCGAGCACTGGCATCCAATCTTCTTTGGTTGCAAACATTTTATAGAAAACATCTATACCCAGGGAATGCTCGCATGCGAACATCAGTACAGAGTGGACACTCTGGGAAACAACGCACAGCTTTTCACAGTTACCCAGAGTGATGACGACACCTTCACATTTTACCGATCGGGAACCCCCGCTGGTGGTAGCAGCTGGGGAGGGTAATGAGTTGGAGGCCCAGCCCTCGGGTTCATCAGTTGATGCGGCCTTCATTCTTCGTCTAACCGAGAGCAAGTGTACGTCACCATATCAACTTTGCCAATTGAACATTAGAGCCATTCAGCCATTAGTCTAATACCTATCATAGACATAGAAATTGCATGATACGAGGCTCGTTCCTAATCCTGTCTTGGGTTAGTGATGTTTCGTCTGTGGGGCCAGAAAGATGGGGGATCTTGACTGGAAAGCATTGGTACCGGATTTTGTTTGAGCACAAGTATTTAATGAGGGCGAGGTATGCGAATTTGCAAGACGTGAATTGTACAGAGTGAGCTGGTCTTCGAAGCTCTGGCGATTTTTTTGGATCCGAATAGTCATCTCATTACGTACTTGCAGAGGAACTATAGCCTATTTTTAGGCGCAAGCGTACTAGTATCAAAAGGCTCACATTAGAAATTCTGGCTTCATAGACATGAAAATGTCCAATACACACTACTAGGACTGACCCCCATTAGCCCAAGCGTAGAAGGGCTCATCGCGAAGAGGAAATGGGTAACCAGTGATGTAGTTTGGCGAATGTTCATAGCCTAGAGTGAAATGGTTCCACTAGAACTAATAACTGGTCACATGCTACTCACGTAGCTAGCAGTGCATAGGAATAAACCCATCAACCACTCAGGGCAACTTTACTTCCTTGGTCGTCCTCGGAATCACCATCACTATCATTATCACCGTCAGCCCTAGCCCCGCGCATAGCGGCAACACGTGATAGGTGGAAATGGAGCATAGAAATTTTAAAGATGATAGGGAGTGCGTTCTGGCATTGTGAGCCACAAGACGTAACAGGCTGAGATTGATACTCTGCTGAAATTGGCCCGTCAGTATATCCACCTTGGACCAAGATGACGTGTCAGAGGCGTTTGATGAGGGGCGCTGCTATCGCCCACATGCTGTCCCTGATAGACCAATTGCAGCAAGTGTCAGATGGCTTCTCCTGGGGGCTATGAAGGATGTACAAGCGATACCTGGCCGCTGCAGCAAATACTCAGTTGGACCTAAGCCAGCTATGTGAGGCGGGCTTTACATCAATACTGGTCATATCAGTGATGGTATAACTCTCCGCCTGGACAGTGGGAAGATAAGGAGTGAGTTGAGTTGAGGACAGAAGTCTTCTGTGCCGATTTTGGATCTGGATCTGGATAGAGGGTATCAGTCGACGCTGTTTCTCTTTGATGTCACTTTCATGTTTGAATCGTCTTGAGAAAATTAACATTGGCCTTGTGGGTTCGATGCCATCTAGCAATCTAAAATTTTCATCCAATCGTTGCGTAAGATTGAAACAGAGATCCATGTCCATATGTTTCATCTAGTGTACTCACATGTGCACTTCTACTGTAGAGCGACTATTGACCCTTGGCCAAGGTGATGACCTTCTTTGCCGCCTCCTCGAATCCATCAAATGCATGTAATGGAAAGCCACTCCCCGCAATCTACGGATATCCAAGTCAGCAACTGAACAATGCGAGTGAGTCCGCCAAAAATATTCACAAAAATGGACTTGACGCGCGCGTCAGAGCAAATCACGCGAAATGACGTTTTGACAGTCTCCGAAGTGGCTTTACCACCAGTGTCAAGGAGGTTTGCGCAGTGGCCGCCGTAGATAGTGAGGGCATCGACCGTGTTCATGGCAAGACCGGCTCCATTAACTGCGCGATATAGTGAGCAAACACCCTTTTTTAACGAGGTGTACACCGGAATACATACCAAGTGTGCCAATGCTACCTTCGCCTTCCAACCTATTGCATGTTAGTAGAGACACAGACAAACATCGGGGGTTATGGGTGTATTTTCTACACACTTGACGTAAACAATTCCATGCTGTTCGGCTTCAACCTCCTCTGGGACCCCTTCAGAAAGATTTCGAAGTTTGTGGATATCTTCCTATCGGCCCGAGCTGCGAAATGCAGCATCGTCGAAGCTAAAACGCGCACCATAGATCTCAAAAGTACCAGCAGTGGATATGCCAATCTGCGTCTCCAGCGTAAAGGCCTCCTTTTCCTTGTAAATTTCCCAAAGTGCCGGTATAATGCCTGCAAGCTGCTTGTGAGACGAGTCTGGGAGGCGCAAATGTAAGGCAACAGCAGCAACGATAGAGCTCTCAAACTCGGGTTGAGTGTAAGGAAATGGAAATATCTTCGACAAAGATGGGTTAAAGTCTGAAGTCGGCGAGGCAACGATGCATGGCGATAAAGCTGTTCGGTCGACTGTGATGGACACAGAAACAGAACCATCAAAGCTAGAAGCCGACTCATTCACCGGGATAGACCTCTGCTTGAGGATATCGAATGCTTGAAACTGCTTGATGTACAGACTACGCTTACATTCAGCCGTCGGTATCGAGATTGGCGTACTTCGTCCCGTGGTATGGAGCCGACGTATTTGTGAACTTTGCTGCGAGCGTGTCAGTTTACATGAGATAGGATTTAGCAAATACCACTCACACTGACACCCAGCCGGCTAGACTGGTTCGCAAACAAAGTCTTCATTCCTTCGCCGAACTTCTCGGGATGGTTAACCATGACCGTGCCAGCACGTTCCAGCGCTTGATATTTAGTTTCCACATCTGGTTCCCCAGGCGCAGCCCAGGCACCGGCATGTCCCATAATCCGTCCAGGTGGTGCTTCCAACCCCGCAACAAGGGCCATAATAGGCCTATCCAATGTCACAATTGCCCTCCAAAAGCCCACAAAACCAATCAAGTAAAAGGAACGATAACTTACTTGGGATCCACAGTCCCTCCGTCGATAGTCCTTGATCCACTCAGCAGCATCCATCTCCGCCGTTTCCCCAACTTCACCAACCAGGATAATACCCTGAGTCTCAGGATCATTCTCAAAGAGATTCAGGGCATCGATAAAGTTTGTGCCAGCCAACACATCGCCACCCATACTAATACAAAGACTCTGACCAAGCCCAGCCCGACTTGTTGACGCAACAGTCTCAAAGCTCAATGTCCCAGACTTAGCCACGATACCGACATTGCCCGGCGCGAAGCAAGGCAATGGCTGAAAGCCGATTCGGCATTTTCCAATGGCGGATATAATGCCTGGGCAGTTTGCACCTACCAGACGGGTTTTGGATTGCGTTTGAAGCGTAGAATGGATCTGTAATACTGTTAAACAAAGATGCCTTAACACTTCCCGGCACGATTAACATTTCTCGCGAGTGAACAAGTCACATACCCGAAGGATATCGTGGATTGGCACATATTCCGCCACCGCCACAACGAGCGGGATTTCCGCTTCAATGGCTTCTTCGATGGCTTTGGCTGTTTGATTTCCTGGGACATAGATCGCGGATGCATCGGGTGTTGCCCGCTCTTGAGCCCTGGGTTCTCGTCAGTCAACTTGTCAAATTGCATTTTCCCCAACGGGGGACCAATTAGTTTATTAGCCATACCGCTTTGACAGATGGGAAGAGCGGTAATCCTAGATGTTCGCCTTCAACAACAGGCTTGACGTCTCCTACGATCTTAGTACCCCACTCAAGGGACTCCTTGACATTGGTAGTCGCCTGTCTTCCTGTGGCGGAGATTAGCATTCTATGTCATTTCATTGCGGGATTCTTCTCAAATCAAACAAACAGGAATTAATACCTGTAAATCCCTGATATAATACTCTGGCGTGGGCTCCAATCTTGAGGTTTGGTAGAGTGTCCTGCATACTTAGCGGTGCGGGGGCTTGTTGTGAAACGCCTTGTCAGGGGGGGCTTGCAACTGGGGCACCCGCTTTGGTAGGGCATGCAGAGTCATGGTGGTTAGTGTAGAATGCAATTCCAGATTGGCAGGGTTTCTAGAACTGAAATGAGTTATGTACCAAAGTCCATTTCAAAATCAGATATGTTGAGAGATCCAAGTCGGCTAGTCCAATCTCAGAGCTTTCCCCCCATTTGCCGAGGGTGCCCTGATTTATACCAAGCTAAGAACAAGACCGTCAAAAGTAAAAGTAAATTCTTTATTTTCTGATTGAATAACAGAATGTCTTCCACTCCAATCCTGCACGATCAATACTCATTAAGATGAAGCTTCTTCCCCACAAACCTCCGCCTAGCAGGCTTCTCGCCGCGTTGTTCCCGTTCCACATCAAGGCCTTTGAGTGCATGAAGAAGCATTCCGGCATCAAAGAAGCCATCTAATAACATGCTTAGTTAGCAAACCACAACAAAACGCGCCAAGAAAGATTGAGACAACTTACATCCTCCCATTCCATCATCCTCCGTAAAGCCACTATCAGCAGCGGAAGTAGGCGTATCAGCACCCTGAGCACCCCCACCTCTTACAAGTCGACCACGCCGATGTGACTCCGACTGCAACCGTTCCGCAAGTGCCTCAGTCTCTCTCGCCCGACTAGTGCGTGGACTTGTCGCCTTGCGATTCGTCGCACGCAACAACTTGCGAATTTCAAACAGATACGACTCAAGCGTGTGCATAAGACGTGATGTCTGTCTGTGCTTGGAGCTCGCGCAGATTGAGATCGAGTCATCCTTGATGATGTAGCCGATACCGAAGCCGTCAGCGGATGTGGGCCCGAAGCCGAAGTGCCGCAGACACGGGTTTCCGCAGTTCGAGGTCGACAGCACGGAGTTGTTGATCTTGTCCCAGCCGGCATCGGCGAAGATCGCGGGCGTGGGCGCGGACATTGTACGGTAGGCGCGCGCGCTGCTTGCCGGTGAAGAGAGGCCATCGTCTGaaggggaagaagagagTTTTAGTGATTCGGGACCCTGGCTTTGGGTTTGAGATTGCGTTTCACCAGGACTGGAGTATCCGCCTGTTGAGCTGGTGTCTGGGAAAAGGCCTTCGTCAAAGGAACGCTGCCAGAGGCAGTAGAGGGCGTAGAGGTGGCGGTCTGGGCCTTGGCCCTTTGAACATTCCTTGGTGGCATCTGTATGCTTTTTGCAAGCGATGCGGAGAGCGTCGACCTTTTGTTCGGCCGCGTTCTCATCCCAAAATGCTGTGACAAAGTCTATGCATTCGGGCGTTACGGTGCGTATCGCTTCAGTGCGTCCGTGTAGGAACATCTTTGTCATGGCTGGTTCGTAGGTGTTCTCGACTCGGCCATACAGGCCATAGTAGGCGGCCTGGAAGGCCATCTGGATGAATGCATCTGGAGAGAAGCCCATTGAGGTTATGAAGTTTTTGCCAAAGCCTTCAAAGTCTAGGACTTGGAATTCGTGTTGGCAGAGCAGGTCGGAAAGGTGGGATTCGGCGAAGCGGAGCGCGATGTTAAGTTCGGGTGTCATATCCCATTCTAGTTTGCGCGGTGTCGTGCTGACGTTTCCGAAACTTTGAGGGTCACGCTTCACTGGGTCGGGGCTGCTGGTTGCCCAAAGGCTTGGGGATTGGCCGTTGATTGTCCTTGCAAAGCGGAGGATAGTGTCGGTGTACACATCGCTGGCAAAGCGTAGCACCGTGTGGCCATCCACACCGGTATGCTCGAAGTTGATGCCTGCACTGCCGTTCTTGCAGACGATGATTTGCAGCTTATCATACCACCGATTGGTGCAGGTTCCAACCTGGACACCCTTGACGACTTCGCTTGTGCCACAAAGCATGTTTGCACAAAGCTCGGATGTAGTGGATGGCTCTGTGCCGTCTAGACATAGGACAAAAAGGGCCGTGTCGACAATGTTCAAACACTCCGCGTTATTAGATCTGGAATCTCTGGTCATGATATCGCGTAACCCCGACCAGACTTTACGGTTCTCGGTGCTGAGTACACCCAAAGCACCCTTGGCGGCCTCGTGAAGAGGAGTTTGAGCCGCATCCTCAACAATGACTTGCAGGTTAAGTGAGATATCCTTCTCTGTCATAATCAAATCACTATTGTCATCCAAGACATCAAACCAGTAGAACTGCCCCCGACACATAACAACCATGTGTTTAGCCGAGGGGTCCTGGCTAATAACACAGCCATTATCAGTAGGCAGACGTGCCGTTCCAAAAAGGCGCGAGTATTGATACATGCAAAGAGGCGTTCCTCGCACAGTATCAGGAGGTAGCTCCTCTCGACGCACAGCTCGAACAAATGCCAATGCAGAAATTGCCAGTGATGCAGCTCGAGTCACCTGATGATTTCTGGCGGGAGTTGGGTCGTCCTCCAGAAGGAAAAATGGATTAAGATTCAAAACAACAGCTGCGAATGTTAGGTGAGcgcaaaaaagaaaaggccaGATTGGGAATTGTACTTACGATTATCGAAGTTCAAGTAGGAATCATACCCTTACCAATGATCAGCCAACCTCCCATCGCATCCTTGGATTCTAAATAAACTTACAAAACTGCTCAATATAGCTCGTCTTTGAACCAGCATATGTTTTAAGCCGTTCTTGCAAAAGTGGACCATCATTCTTTAAAAAGTCTCGGACAGCGGCCCTGGTCTCTTCATGATCACGCGGGCTCTGCAAGCCCTGCAGAGTATCTATGTACCTGCGACAAGTATCCTCCAGCTCGGGAATAGGAAGCTTAGGCAGCGAATCCTGGTTTGCAAAAGTCAAGCCCTGGCTCTTAGGCGTGTGGAACTCCGCAACCTCAGAGGAAGGCTGTTCAGTAGAAACATTTGGTCTCATGACCGTGTGAGCTTGGGGGTTGGACCCGCACTTTTTGCTTGTATCGGCATCCATGGGATCACTAAATGGTTTGGGGGTTGTGAAGAATCGTACTGCCATTGAGGAGTAAGACATGATGTTAGATATGTTCAACGTATCAAGACAAGATGTATGCAGTCGTAGCGACTAGCGAGGAGGGTGGGAATTGACAGGAGGCGTAGGGCAGTGCGGTAGAAGTAGTGGCAGTCTCGGGGACAGTATGGTGGCATTGAGACTATGTCATGTGCAGGTGCAGATAGATCGACAAGAGACAAAGGAATAAAAAGGAGATGTTTGGGATAGATGAattcacaaaaaaaaaagaagattcTGCAGAGATGACAGAAAAATTCGGATGGCGTGAGACAGGAAGAGAGCATGGTAATTTATAGAGATATGGGGATGGGGATTATACAGTGATCTCAACGGCTGTGGATCCGGCTCGGGCCTAAggggaaaaggaaaaggccATGAATTGAGCAGTAGACTTACAGAGCACTTGAAAATAGTGCAATGGATATGAAACCCCGAGGTGCAGGTTGGGGTGACCGGGTGATACGGTGGAAGAACGGAATGA
It contains:
- a CDS encoding Carnitine acetyl transferase — protein: MRSAVIFAALAVGTCAKVIEKEVYVTEWTTTTVTKTVTLWPTNTPDTAASVKQDHTKSATSALPTVDVSKKVPAEVESAPAVAPTTVVAPTTIVAPTTVVAPTTAVAPTTVVAPTTVVTPTVVAPTTIVAPTTIVAPTTVVAPTTAVAPTTVVAATTVVAVVEPAKPSTATTSSTTEAEFKIVTTSVASFATSVATSFATSVATSLVTSTTAAAPPAATAATAANSYQESILYYHNIHRSEHFSGALTWSDDLAGAAQTLASRCSYEHDTSIKSASGDYGQNIAYGYEAALVGEKVIGGMMYTDEAPYFTNLYGEANPDMTNFDKWGHFTQIVWKATTEVGCATVDCSDLGNVGGPSPFTVCNYGSPGNYAGELSLTLERNPSVSPAPSFRSSTVSPGHPNLHLGVSYPLHYFQVLLRFFTTPKPFSDPMDADTSKKCGSNPQAHTVMRPNVSTEQPSSEVAEFHTPKSQGLTFANQDSLPKLPIPELEDTCRRYIDTLQGLQSPRDHEETRAAVRDFLKNDGPLLQERLKTYAGSKTSYIEQFWYDSYLNFDNPVVLNLNPFFLLEDDPTPARNHQVTRAASLAISALAFVRAVRREELPPDTVRGTPLCMYQYSRLFGTARLPTDNGCVISQDPSAKHMVVMCRGQFYWFDVLDDNSDLIMTEKDISLNLQVIVEDAAQTPLHEAAKGALGVLSTENRKVWSGLRDIMTRDSRSNNAECLNIVDTALFVLCLDGTEPSTTSELCANMLCGTSEVVKGVQVGTCTNRWYDKLQIIVCKNGSAGINFEHTGVDGHTVLRFASDVYTDTILRFARTINGQSPSLWATSSPDPVKRDPQSFGNVSTTPRKLEWDMTPELNIALRFAESHLSDLLCQHEFQVLDFEGFGKNFITSMGFSPDAFIQMAFQAAYYGLYGRVENTYEPAMTKMFLHGRTEAIRTVTPECIDFVTAFWDENAAEQKVDALRIACKKHTDATKECSKGQGPDRHLYALYCLWQRSFDEGLFPDTSSTGGYSSPGETQSQTQSQGPESLKLSSSPSDDGLSSPASSARAYRTMSAPTPAIFADAGWDKINNSVLSTSNCGNPCLRHFGFGPTSADGFGIGYIIKDDSISICASSKHRQTSRLMHTLESYLFEIRKLLRATNRKATSPRTSRARETEALAERLQSESHRRGRLVRGGGAQGADTPTSAADSGFTEDDGMGGYGFFDAGMLLHALKGLDVEREQRGEKPARRRAQERATPDASAIYVPGNQTAKAIEEAIEAEIPLVVAVAEYVPIHDILRIHSTLQTQSKTRLVGANCPGIISAIGKCRIGFQPLPCFAPGNVGIVAKSGTLSFETVASTSRAGLGQSLCISMGGDVLAGTNFIDALNLFENDPETQGIILVGEVGETAEMDAAEWIKDYRRRDCGSQVSYRSFYLIGFVGFWRAIVTLDRPIMALVAGLEAPPGRIMGHAGAWAAPGEPDVETKYQALERAGTVMVNHPEKFGEGMKTLFANQSSRLGVSQSSQIRRLHTTGRSTPISIPTAECKRSLYIKQFQAFDILKQRSIPVNESASSFDGSVSVSITVDRTALSPCIVASPTSDFNPSLSKIFPFPYTQPEFESSIVAAVALHLRLPDSSHKQLAGIIPALWEIYKEKEAFTLETQIGISTAGTFEIYGVPEEVEAEQHGIVYVKLEGEGSIGTLVNGAGLAMNTVDALTIYGGHCANLLDTGGKATSETVKTSFRVICSDARVKSIFIAGSGFPLHAFDGFEEAAKKVITLAKGQ
- a CDS encoding alcohol dehydrogenase is translated as MSEPSAELESTLRKLSIGGKGPVQDIPRPNVKKFQTAAVTLNHKANSKIHRKPVADSWEDEADLSAPESEEAQPHDEDAAPVLSPTISAEGPLDPPPTPISPQTSNPWMARSASPASAKGPPTRRPEKQTAVAERLIAGALGIRAPKRTEQQRAYDRSVKEQEIRRRNREREEKAKAKEEEERMKASIWNN